A genome region from Mesorhizobium sp. B2-1-8 includes the following:
- the opp4C gene encoding oligopeptide ABC transporter permease produces MTDATAADMTIAAGASRGLWGEAARRFLHHRLATLGLIMLAIIVLACVLAPLIAHYGPNDIDLRGRNQPPGGIHWLGTDGTGRDIFARILYGGRVSLTVGFVAVAISAAIGIFIGCVAGYFGGKVDLLLMGLIDMVLTFPRLVIIIAFVAVVGPSIFNTMVVIGLLSWPSIARLTRGEILALRNQEFILAARSLGTSPSVIILEHILPNVLSPILVAITLDVATVILLEASLSFLGLGAQAPAASWGNMLRDARTLSILESEPWMWIPPGAMIAMAVLSINFVGDGLRDALDPQHIIGGK; encoded by the coding sequence GCCTCGCGCGGCCTGTGGGGCGAGGCGGCGCGCCGTTTCCTCCACCACCGTCTTGCCACCCTCGGCCTGATCATGCTCGCCATCATTGTGCTCGCCTGCGTGCTCGCGCCGCTGATCGCGCACTACGGCCCCAACGACATCGACCTCAGGGGCCGGAACCAGCCGCCCGGCGGCATCCACTGGCTGGGCACGGACGGCACCGGTCGCGACATCTTCGCCCGCATCCTCTATGGCGGCCGCGTCTCGCTGACGGTCGGCTTCGTCGCCGTGGCGATCTCGGCCGCGATCGGCATCTTCATCGGCTGCGTCGCCGGCTATTTCGGCGGCAAGGTCGACCTCTTGCTGATGGGCCTGATCGACATGGTGCTGACCTTCCCGCGGCTGGTCATCATCATCGCTTTCGTCGCGGTCGTTGGGCCCAGCATCTTCAACACCATGGTGGTGATCGGACTGCTGAGCTGGCCCTCCATCGCCCGCCTGACACGCGGCGAGATCCTGGCCTTGCGCAACCAGGAATTCATCCTGGCTGCTCGCTCGTTAGGAACCTCGCCCTCGGTCATCATCCTCGAACACATCCTGCCCAACGTGCTGAGCCCGATCCTGGTGGCGATCACGCTCGACGTGGCGACCGTCATCTTGCTCGAAGCTTCGCTCTCCTTCCTCGGCCTTGGCGCGCAGGCGCCCGCCGCCAGTTGGGGCAACATGCTGCGCGACGCCCGCACACTGTCGATCCTGGAGAGCGAGCCCTGGATGTGGATTCCACCCGGCGCGATGATCGCCATGGCCGTGCTCAGCATCAACTTCGTCGGTGACGGCCTGCGCGACGCGCTCGATCCGCAGCACATCATAGGTGGCAAATGA